In Listeria monocytogenes, the following proteins share a genomic window:
- the recN gene encoding DNA repair protein RecN — MLQEMTIKNFAIIESLSLTFQEGMTVLTGETGAGKSIIIDALGLLVGGRGSADFIRHGEERLELQGLFALAEDNLACRNALIENGIDASDDMVVLERSLFRSGKNSCRINGKLVTTVLLRQIGSKLIDIHSQHEHQELMNEEFHLSLLDRFASDKIKPALTKYQTNFKEYQTIEKEWQNWTKNERELAQRLDMLRFQQQEIENANLQAGEEDRLLEQKNILANFEKLNENLQGAYAAIQGEPGGLEFVGEAMRQMEAAASIHTDYKAVSEAISSSYYMLEDSMSQIRQSLDQLEFHPEELNQIESRLNDLNQLKRKYGKTIEDIIQYEQEISSEMEKLTDSESHVGHLETKLATLKAELTKQANTLTEIRKKAAVTLEKQIKQELNHLYMEKAIFSVRFEANKMELTDSGQDSVVFYMSTNPGEPLKPLAKIASGGELSRMMLALKTIFSRHQGITSIIFDEVDTGVSGRVGQAIAEKIYAVSVGSQVLCISHLPQVAAMANHHYYITKKVQNKRTTTSVTVLKGEEKVEEISRMIAGIEVTELTKQHAKEMIEQAEKVKQTY, encoded by the coding sequence TTGCTTCAAGAAATGACAATTAAAAACTTTGCTATCATCGAATCGCTTTCTTTAACTTTTCAAGAAGGGATGACGGTACTTACGGGGGAGACCGGCGCTGGTAAATCAATTATTATTGATGCGCTTGGTCTTCTTGTTGGCGGACGCGGATCAGCTGACTTTATCCGTCATGGAGAAGAACGTTTAGAACTTCAAGGGCTTTTTGCGCTAGCAGAGGATAACCTTGCTTGCCGAAATGCGTTAATTGAAAATGGGATAGATGCTTCGGATGATATGGTTGTACTAGAACGCAGCCTGTTTCGCTCGGGGAAAAATAGTTGCCGAATTAATGGCAAACTTGTAACTACAGTTCTCTTGCGCCAAATTGGCTCGAAATTAATAGATATCCATAGTCAGCATGAACATCAGGAATTGATGAATGAGGAGTTTCATTTGTCATTACTTGATCGTTTCGCTTCTGACAAAATCAAGCCAGCACTAACCAAGTACCAAACTAATTTCAAAGAATATCAAACAATCGAGAAAGAGTGGCAAAATTGGACGAAAAATGAGCGAGAATTAGCGCAACGTCTGGATATGCTCCGTTTTCAACAACAGGAAATTGAAAATGCCAATTTGCAAGCTGGTGAAGAAGATCGCTTGTTAGAACAAAAAAATATCTTAGCCAATTTTGAAAAACTTAACGAAAATTTACAAGGAGCTTATGCCGCGATTCAAGGTGAGCCTGGTGGGCTGGAGTTTGTTGGAGAAGCAATGCGCCAAATGGAAGCAGCGGCGAGTATTCATACGGATTATAAAGCGGTTAGCGAGGCCATTTCTTCTAGTTACTATATGTTAGAAGATAGCATGAGTCAAATTAGGCAATCACTGGATCAGCTCGAATTCCACCCAGAAGAACTGAATCAAATTGAATCACGTTTGAATGATTTAAACCAATTAAAACGCAAATATGGCAAAACCATTGAAGATATCATTCAATACGAACAAGAAATAAGCAGCGAAATGGAAAAACTGACAGATAGTGAATCACATGTCGGGCATTTAGAGACCAAATTAGCAACACTAAAAGCAGAACTAACAAAACAGGCGAATACACTAACGGAAATCCGTAAAAAAGCGGCTGTTACGTTAGAGAAGCAAATCAAACAAGAATTAAATCACTTATATATGGAGAAAGCCATTTTTAGTGTACGCTTTGAAGCAAATAAAATGGAACTAACAGATTCAGGGCAAGATAGCGTCGTTTTCTATATGTCAACAAACCCGGGTGAACCTTTAAAACCATTAGCAAAAATCGCTTCTGGTGGAGAGTTATCTAGAATGATGTTAGCATTAAAAACCATTTTTTCTAGGCACCAAGGTATCACCTCGATTATTTTCGATGAAGTAGATACTGGTGTAAGTGGTCGCGTTGGTCAAGCGATTGCAGAAAAAATTTATGCTGTTTCAGTTGGCTCGCAAGTCCTATGCATTAGCCATTTGCCTCAAGTTGCAGCAATGGCGAACCACCACTACTACATTACGAAAAAAGTCCAAAACAAACGGACAACAACTTCCGTTACAGTGCTTAAAGGGGAAGAGAAAGTAGAAGAAATCAGTCGAATGATTGCTGGAATAGAAGTCACCGAATTAACCAAACAACATGCAAAAGAAATGATTGAACAAGCGGAAAAAGTAAAACAAACGTATTAA
- a CDS encoding phosphate acyltransferase: protein MTKSRFFSDVIETSSFVFAVAGADDEVVLETIRLALNQNLGKFLLFGKKEDKTLTANGNVTWIQTDTAEAAAQGAILAVKNKEADILVKGFIPTATLMHHVLKKENGLRTDQLLSQIAIFDIPTYHKPLLITDCAMNVAPKTKEKIAITENAIAVAHQIGITNPKIALLSAVEEVTAKMPSTVEAQEVVQHFDNSIAISGPLALDVAISKEAALHKGITDSSAGEADILIAPNIETGNALYKSLVYFAGARVGSAVVGAKVPIVISSRNDTPENKLASFILTVRLVGK, encoded by the coding sequence ATGACAAAAAGTAGATTTTTTTCAGATGTAATAGAAACAAGTTCATTTGTTTTCGCCGTAGCAGGAGCAGATGATGAAGTTGTGCTCGAAACGATTCGTCTTGCATTAAACCAAAATTTAGGTAAATTTCTTTTATTTGGCAAGAAGGAAGACAAAACGTTAACCGCGAATGGAAACGTTACATGGATTCAAACAGATACCGCCGAAGCCGCAGCACAAGGCGCCATTTTAGCGGTAAAAAATAAAGAAGCTGATATTTTAGTAAAAGGGTTCATTCCAACCGCTACATTGATGCATCACGTATTAAAAAAAGAAAATGGCCTTCGTACAGACCAATTATTGAGTCAAATTGCCATTTTCGATATTCCAACGTATCACAAACCATTATTGATAACTGATTGTGCGATGAACGTAGCGCCAAAAACAAAAGAGAAAATTGCTATCACAGAAAATGCCATAGCCGTAGCGCATCAAATCGGCATCACTAATCCTAAAATTGCTTTACTTAGTGCGGTGGAAGAAGTGACAGCAAAAATGCCATCCACAGTAGAAGCACAGGAAGTAGTGCAGCATTTTGATAACTCAATAGCCATCTCGGGTCCACTTGCTCTTGATGTAGCTATTTCCAAAGAAGCGGCTCTCCATAAAGGAATTACGGATAGTTCTGCGGGAGAAGCAGATATATTAATCGCTCCTAATATTGAAACAGGAAACGCACTTTATAAATCGTTAGTATATTTTGCTGGAGCGAGGGTTGGCAGTGCGGTTGTCGGGGCGAAAGTACCAATTGTGATTTCCTCGAGAAACGATACACCCGAAAACAAATTAGCGTCATTTATACTAACTGTAAGACTAGTTGGAAAATGA